One genomic region from Reichenbachiella ulvae encodes:
- a CDS encoding DUF6787 family protein, translating to MGMLDRLKKRWQLDSLWQVIVVLIVFACTGFTVMFLKRPIMALITNSSDYETLFTILYYIFILPVYFLILLIYGFLFGQFSFFWSFVKRTWYRMTGNKSKIDAQ from the coding sequence ATGGGAATGCTGGATCGTTTGAAGAAGAGATGGCAACTTGATAGTTTATGGCAGGTGATCGTTGTTTTGATCGTTTTTGCCTGCACAGGGTTTACTGTCATGTTTTTGAAGCGCCCCATCATGGCATTAATAACCAACTCTTCAGATTATGAGACCTTATTTACCATTCTATACTACATATTCATTCTTCCGGTCTATTTCCTTATTCTCTTGATTTATGGTTTCTTGTTTGGTCAATTTTCCTTCTTTTGGTCATTTGTGAAGCGGACCTGGTACCGAATGACTGGCAATAAATCTAAGATTGATGCTCAATAG
- a CDS encoding response regulator has product MADLLNRSYKNDVAKKYTILYVDDEEVNLRVFNRNFNKFYNVITAIDAFEAQNLLASNSVDLIMTDQCMPRMNGSELLMKIVPQYPDIIRMIMTGFSDEQDISDVKEKVGLHKFLKKPWDPTRLKTEFDEALEKRAQALQKKKQVKAASEKKSKPVPQEEVDLLESTMSLVEGDSKQLKAEINDLVKDAKSKRSEFMDSGINYLLNLKDSMLPMQQEIKLFTDDAFIIYDKNIVNKNGYWFGEVDDRVVIASYHSNTHVRESLSLNSFVSAMLNEIVYKEHCTETDEIIKNLSHKVLTRFVGKNKENTCPLEIAVLVYDKNTDKVAHSGAHHDLFFLNENNEFKVLMGNQEVMVPGKTIEYDINVIGAGDANALYMVPFNVIEETNDKKEDTEALKMLLGEVYKLPFGMQSKMFKDYGYSSVIGLKF; this is encoded by the coding sequence GTGGCAGATTTATTAAACAGATCTTATAAAAATGATGTAGCTAAGAAGTATACGATTTTGTATGTGGATGACGAAGAGGTAAATCTTCGAGTCTTTAATCGTAACTTCAATAAGTTCTACAATGTCATTACTGCCATTGACGCATTTGAGGCTCAAAATCTACTAGCCTCTAATTCGGTAGATCTCATCATGACAGACCAATGCATGCCACGCATGAATGGTTCGGAGCTGCTGATGAAAATTGTCCCGCAATATCCTGATATTATTAGAATGATCATGACAGGCTTTAGTGATGAGCAGGATATCAGCGATGTAAAAGAAAAAGTGGGGCTGCATAAGTTCCTGAAAAAGCCATGGGATCCGACTCGCTTGAAAACGGAGTTTGATGAGGCCCTGGAGAAAAGAGCTCAGGCGCTTCAGAAGAAGAAACAAGTAAAGGCTGCATCTGAAAAAAAATCAAAGCCTGTCCCTCAAGAGGAAGTGGATTTGCTGGAATCTACCATGTCTTTGGTAGAAGGTGATTCTAAACAGCTGAAGGCTGAGATCAACGATTTGGTGAAAGATGCCAAGTCTAAGCGATCGGAATTTATGGATAGTGGCATCAACTATCTACTCAACTTGAAAGATTCCATGTTGCCAATGCAGCAAGAAATCAAGTTGTTTACCGATGACGCATTCATCATATATGATAAAAATATTGTAAACAAAAATGGCTATTGGTTTGGAGAAGTAGATGATAGAGTGGTTATTGCTTCTTATCATTCTAATACCCATGTGAGAGAATCTTTGTCTCTGAATTCATTTGTAAGCGCTATGCTCAATGAGATAGTGTATAAAGAGCATTGTACAGAGACTGATGAAATTATAAAAAACTTGTCGCACAAAGTGCTTACACGTTTTGTGGGTAAGAACAAGGAGAATACTTGTCCCCTGGAAATTGCAGTTCTTGTTTACGATAAGAATACAGATAAAGTGGCTCATTCAGGAGCACATCATGATCTGTTTTTTCTCAACGAAAATAATGAGTTCAAAGTGCTGATGGGAAATCAGGAAGTGATGGTTCCTGGTAAAACCATAGAGTATGATATCAATGTCATTGGTGCAGGGGATGCCAATGCACTTTATATGGTTCCTTTCAATGTGATTGAAGAAACCAACGACAAAAAGGAAGATACTGAAGCACTAAAAATGCTGTTGGGTGAAGTGTACAAATTACCATTTGGTATGCAGTCCAAAATGTTTAAAGACTATGGATACAGCAGTGTGATTGGTCTTAAGTTTTAA
- a CDS encoding aminodeoxychorismate synthase component I, translating to MLNRSEAIAKINDLASQGSPFLFISDFKGEQNHILPNSEIKSDEVLFQINGHGNASGDQVNHQSIPLEKSPLAFDEYQRKFEFALNQIKQGNSYLLNLTCPTPVRGGGSLKEVFYHSNARYRLWFKDKFVVFSPEIFIQINDGVLASYPMKGTIDADLPNAREQLLNSEKEMAEHATIVDLIRNDMSIYARNVTVEKFRYIDEIKTNHKHLLQASSKITGKLEDGYLNKLGDIIFSLLPAGSISGAPKPETLEIIQQVEGYERGYYTGVMGYFDGKNFDSGVMIRFIENQNGNWVYKSGGGIHALSDVASEYQEMIDKVYVPIY from the coding sequence ATGCTCAATAGATCAGAAGCCATTGCCAAAATCAATGATTTGGCAAGTCAAGGATCTCCTTTCTTATTTATTTCAGACTTTAAAGGAGAACAAAATCATATTCTTCCAAATTCAGAGATAAAAAGCGACGAAGTTCTATTCCAAATCAATGGACATGGAAATGCCTCCGGCGACCAGGTGAACCACCAATCGATCCCACTTGAGAAATCTCCATTGGCGTTTGATGAATATCAGAGAAAATTCGAATTTGCACTCAATCAGATCAAGCAGGGTAATAGCTATTTGCTTAATCTGACATGTCCGACTCCTGTAAGGGGAGGAGGTTCATTGAAAGAAGTTTTTTATCATAGCAATGCTCGGTATCGACTGTGGTTCAAAGATAAATTTGTGGTCTTCTCACCAGAAATTTTCATTCAGATCAATGATGGAGTATTGGCTTCTTATCCGATGAAGGGAACCATAGACGCAGACCTGCCCAATGCAAGAGAGCAATTACTCAATAGTGAAAAGGAGATGGCTGAGCATGCGACAATTGTAGATTTGATTCGCAATGACATGAGTATCTATGCGCGAAATGTTACGGTTGAAAAGTTTAGATACATCGACGAAATCAAAACCAATCACAAGCATCTGCTTCAAGCGAGTTCCAAAATCACGGGGAAGTTGGAAGATGGTTATTTGAATAAGTTGGGAGATATTATTTTTTCTCTTTTACCTGCTGGGTCGATTAGCGGCGCGCCAAAACCTGAAACTTTGGAAATTATACAACAGGTTGAAGGGTATGAAAGAGGCTATTACACGGGAGTCATGGGTTACTTCGATGGAAAGAATTTTGACAGCGGAGTAATGATTCGTTTTATTGAAAACCAGAATGGAAACTGGGTGTATAAAAGTGGAGGAGGCATACATGCGCTTAGCGATGTGGCTTCCGAATATCAGGAAATGATTGATAAAGTCTATGTACCGATTTATTGA
- a CDS encoding chemotaxis protein CheW — protein sequence MSEDTTTNKDTQSLDKSKLSEEERLKLINETAQAVKEINKIQEESGENKEHEETIMLVAFAVGNEEYAVAIDQIKEVVPCPSIAPIPQVPPYIMGVSNVRGNVLAIVDLAVRFGLTPDEVDGRFVLVMKSEELRFAINVKSVPNTMLVKKSEILQANNIINQSTLGLNYVKGIIRKGQKIVVWVDMLDIMQNENIGEN from the coding sequence ATGAGCGAGGATACAACTACGAATAAGGATACTCAGTCACTAGATAAGTCGAAACTTTCTGAAGAAGAAAGATTGAAATTGATCAATGAGACGGCACAGGCGGTCAAAGAGATTAATAAGATTCAAGAAGAAAGTGGAGAGAACAAGGAACATGAAGAAACAATCATGTTGGTGGCTTTTGCTGTCGGAAATGAAGAGTATGCCGTTGCTATCGATCAGATCAAGGAAGTAGTGCCTTGTCCATCTATTGCCCCCATCCCTCAGGTGCCTCCATACATCATGGGTGTGTCGAACGTGAGAGGGAATGTTTTGGCGATTGTGGACTTAGCGGTTCGTTTTGGCTTGACGCCTGATGAAGTAGATGGAAGGTTTGTTTTGGTGATGAAAAGTGAGGAGCTTCGATTTGCCATCAACGTTAAATCTGTTCCAAATACGATGTTGGTAAAGAAAAGTGAAATTCTTCAGGCCAATAACATCATCAATCAGTCCACTTTAGGTTTGAACTATGTAAAAGGGATCATCAGAAAGGGACAAAAAATAGTGGTATGGGTCGATATGTTGGACATCATGCAAAATGAGAATATAGGAGAGAATTAA
- a CDS encoding aminotransferase class IV produces MYRFIESINYIDGKPQLLEGHQARLNQTFSAYFSEFPSHDLSQLLPVIPDHDQHKCRVVYDADSVEVEFVKYRKPEIHSLKLVQGNSIEYSHKFEDRNELTKLYEKRGEADDIIIVKNGKVTDTYYANLVLYDGSDWWTPDTYLLNGVMRQFLLEKGEVRSCPIAIEDLGSFSKVSLINAMNSLGRIEINVDSIILK; encoded by the coding sequence ATGTACCGATTTATTGAAAGTATTAATTACATCGACGGAAAACCACAGTTGCTAGAGGGGCATCAGGCACGCTTGAATCAAACTTTTTCTGCCTATTTTTCTGAATTTCCTTCACATGATTTGAGTCAATTGCTGCCAGTAATCCCAGATCATGATCAGCACAAATGTCGCGTAGTTTATGATGCGGATTCTGTAGAGGTGGAGTTCGTTAAATACAGAAAACCAGAAATCCATTCCTTGAAATTAGTGCAGGGAAACTCGATTGAATATTCACACAAATTCGAGGATCGCAACGAATTGACTAAATTGTATGAGAAGAGAGGTGAAGCGGATGATATTATCATTGTGAAAAATGGTAAAGTTACCGACACCTACTATGCAAATCTGGTATTATATGATGGTTCGGACTGGTGGACTCCGGATACTTATTTGCTCAATGGAGTGATGAGGCAGTTTTTGCTGGAGAAAGGAGAGGTTAGATCGTGTCCTATTGCCATTGAGGATTTGGGGAGTTTTAGCAAAGTGAGTCTGATTAATGCCATGAATTCCTTAGGTCGCATAGAAATTAATGTTGATAGTATTATTTTAAAGTGA
- a CDS encoding DUF1987 domain-containing protein: MDGYYIRATGSTPSIEFSPAKGLLEITGVSTPDDPLSFYGHIFSLLHEFEAVNNKEIVVNFGLKNMTGSTTYIYILVKKLISLQNENRELIFNWYYEKNNEKILETGKEISQHYQHPFNFIGVFKIKESLRQAS, encoded by the coding sequence ATGGATGGATATTACATTAGAGCTACAGGATCGACTCCCTCGATAGAGTTTAGCCCGGCAAAAGGTTTACTAGAGATTACGGGAGTGTCTACCCCCGATGACCCATTGAGTTTTTATGGGCATATTTTTAGTCTCTTACACGAATTTGAGGCGGTTAACAACAAAGAAATTGTGGTCAATTTTGGATTAAAGAATATGACTGGGTCTACCACCTATATTTATATTCTTGTCAAGAAGTTGATTTCCCTTCAGAACGAGAATCGTGAATTGATCTTCAATTGGTATTATGAGAAGAACAATGAAAAAATTCTCGAGACTGGAAAGGAGATCAGTCAGCACTATCAGCACCCTTTTAATTTTATTGGAGTGTTCAAAATCAAAGAATCTTTAAGGCAAGCGAGCTAA
- a CDS encoding methyl-accepting chemotaxis protein, with translation MLRDMNIRGKMIFLVLGVAVLIYAVALTYAGYNMRQKSIQDAEQLVNSVASEKSNEIKAQLDDVMSSIRSMAAIVKSYVDKPAEERKELQETLMFNILEQYPIYESTWMSWELYAIDSTWEKGYGRERTTCYMENGQRKTTISLLNLDGDVEGSLYLQTKLDKKENISPPYTYDDYDLNSTKVILGTSPIVPILDDNGRYLGMIGSDMSLAQFKEMAEFDNFENAYAFLAAYDGTLVSHPNEELINTSVNDLKLNNSLDVSIMDRVVGGDFTPFTVYDEVLGDKVYVALSPIYIGRSEEPWLVATVVPYSAITASFVSTLINTVIVGVIGLILLTYIVYSYSNQITVAIERTHRALANLSKGKLDNTELEVDNKNNELSQMQTLLSKVIDDMKAKTEFATLIGEGNLDTEFSASSEGDQLGHALLTMRRNLKVALDDISNVIVEAGEEGKLSSRIYTDDKVGAWLGLGERINNLIESFYKPMMRFNRIMQAMSTGDLTMRYTDAAAGDIKKMSQNLNLALENIDGLIHQISQSAMFVDESSIEMLSSSEEMSTNTREIASAISQMSHGAQTQVSKVDESSNLIETILASSNEMGQKAETINSVAKLGLESSEKGKDMINKVMFNMGDISAFSSQTNDSINVLAERSKEIARVLGVITDIASQTNLLALNAAIEAAQAGDAGRGFAVVAEEIRKLAEDSRKSAQEIETLINDVQSDTLEATKVIDVMMASVKSGEETSKEAAEVFTHILNSSNETLSYSEEILNSAKEQTEGINNVVSIIEGVVVIAEQTAAGTEEVASSATELSSGMETYNEKSQKLAEIAETLKEGISMVKLSGTASENTAIFKMKEAYEKEKYLLDALLNYMPDRIYFKDLDSKFLRNSVSHAEQFGFDDPAKLVGKSDFDFFGEHAKQAYNDEQNIIKTGQPLLNQIQREDLQDGEIAYGSTTKMPLYDLDGNIVGTFGITRDVTDLKESEIKSAEIAEELKMKELAYQKEKSLLDALLDYMPDAIYFKDLNSKFIRASKSVAQYFGLNDAQEIIGKSDFDFSDNAQEAYEGEQAIIKSGKPSMNVISEEKNPDGSVRVVSNTKMPLKDKDGNIIGTMGISRDITDNIDKED, from the coding sequence ATGTTAAGAGATATGAATATTAGAGGAAAGATGATTTTCCTCGTGCTTGGAGTAGCTGTACTGATTTATGCAGTGGCACTCACCTATGCAGGTTACAATATGCGGCAGAAATCCATTCAAGATGCTGAGCAATTGGTCAATTCGGTAGCAAGCGAAAAGTCCAATGAGATCAAAGCGCAGCTCGATGATGTGATGTCCTCTATCCGTTCGATGGCTGCTATAGTCAAATCTTATGTAGATAAACCGGCTGAAGAAAGAAAAGAACTACAGGAAACCCTAATGTTCAATATCCTGGAGCAATATCCAATATATGAATCAACCTGGATGAGTTGGGAATTGTATGCGATTGATTCTACCTGGGAAAAGGGGTATGGGCGTGAACGAACCACCTGCTACATGGAAAATGGTCAAAGGAAAACGACCATTTCACTACTCAATTTAGATGGTGATGTAGAGGGGAGTCTTTACCTCCAAACCAAGTTGGATAAGAAGGAAAATATTTCACCTCCCTATACCTATGATGACTATGATTTGAACTCTACGAAAGTCATTCTTGGTACTTCTCCTATAGTTCCGATTTTGGATGACAATGGTAGGTATCTGGGGATGATAGGTTCTGATATGTCATTGGCACAATTCAAAGAAATGGCGGAGTTCGATAACTTCGAGAATGCTTATGCTTTTTTGGCTGCCTATGATGGGACTTTGGTCTCTCACCCGAATGAGGAATTGATCAATACCAGTGTCAATGATTTAAAATTGAACAACTCCCTTGATGTCAGTATCATGGACCGGGTTGTTGGGGGAGATTTTACGCCCTTTACCGTATATGACGAAGTATTGGGTGATAAGGTATATGTGGCGCTTTCGCCTATTTACATTGGTAGGTCTGAAGAACCCTGGCTGGTAGCTACGGTTGTACCCTACAGCGCGATTACCGCTTCTTTTGTTTCTACCTTGATCAACACGGTGATTGTAGGAGTGATAGGCTTGATATTGCTTACTTACATTGTCTACAGCTATTCTAATCAGATTACGGTTGCCATAGAGAGAACCCACCGCGCATTAGCGAACCTTTCAAAAGGTAAGTTGGATAACACTGAGTTAGAGGTTGATAATAAGAATAATGAACTCAGTCAGATGCAGACCTTACTCAGTAAGGTTATCGATGACATGAAAGCAAAAACTGAGTTCGCTACACTGATAGGTGAAGGGAATCTGGATACAGAATTTTCCGCTTCAAGTGAGGGAGATCAGTTAGGTCATGCCTTATTGACCATGCGTCGTAATTTGAAAGTGGCTCTGGATGATATCAGCAATGTAATTGTAGAAGCGGGTGAAGAAGGAAAGCTGTCTTCTAGAATATATACAGATGACAAAGTAGGAGCCTGGTTAGGTTTGGGTGAAAGAATTAACAATTTGATAGAATCTTTCTACAAGCCGATGATGCGTTTTAATAGAATCATGCAGGCCATGTCGACGGGTGATCTCACTATGCGCTATACTGATGCAGCGGCTGGCGATATCAAGAAGATGTCTCAAAACCTTAATTTGGCATTGGAAAACATTGATGGATTGATACATCAGATTTCTCAAAGTGCCATGTTTGTCGATGAGTCATCGATTGAGATGTTGTCCTCTAGTGAGGAAATGAGTACCAATACCAGAGAGATTGCCTCAGCGATTTCTCAAATGAGTCATGGCGCTCAAACTCAGGTATCTAAGGTAGACGAATCATCCAATCTCATTGAGACGATTTTGGCTTCATCCAATGAGATGGGCCAGAAAGCAGAGACCATTAACTCTGTGGCTAAACTTGGTTTGGAAAGTAGTGAGAAAGGGAAGGATATGATTAATAAGGTCATGTTCAATATGGGAGACATCTCTGCTTTCTCGAGTCAAACCAATGATTCGATCAATGTCCTGGCAGAACGTTCAAAAGAGATAGCCAGAGTGTTGGGCGTGATTACAGATATTGCCTCTCAGACTAACCTTTTAGCACTGAATGCAGCGATTGAAGCTGCACAGGCAGGAGATGCAGGTCGCGGGTTCGCAGTAGTAGCTGAGGAAATTAGAAAATTGGCGGAGGATTCGCGCAAATCAGCACAAGAAATTGAGACTTTGATCAATGACGTGCAATCGGATACCCTGGAGGCTACCAAAGTCATTGATGTCATGATGGCAAGTGTGAAAAGTGGGGAAGAGACGAGTAAAGAAGCTGCGGAGGTATTTACGCATATCTTGAACTCCTCTAATGAAACACTGAGCTATTCAGAAGAAATTCTGAATTCGGCCAAGGAGCAAACAGAAGGAATCAACAATGTAGTGTCGATTATCGAAGGAGTGGTAGTGATAGCTGAGCAAACGGCGGCAGGAACCGAAGAGGTGGCTAGTTCAGCCACAGAGCTTTCTTCTGGTATGGAGACTTACAACGAAAAGTCTCAAAAACTCGCAGAGATTGCTGAAACCCTGAAGGAAGGAATCAGCATGGTGAAACTGTCGGGAACCGCGTCTGAAAACACTGCCATTTTCAAAATGAAGGAGGCCTATGAAAAGGAGAAATACCTACTAGACGCACTCTTGAATTACATGCCAGATAGAATTTACTTTAAAGATTTAGATAGTAAATTCTTGAGAAATTCTGTTTCTCATGCCGAGCAGTTTGGATTTGATGATCCAGCCAAATTGGTTGGAAAGAGTGACTTTGATTTCTTTGGTGAGCATGCGAAGCAAGCCTATAATGATGAGCAGAATATCATTAAAACAGGTCAGCCTTTATTGAATCAAATTCAGAGAGAAGACTTGCAGGATGGTGAAATTGCTTATGGTTCTACCACCAAAATGCCTCTTTATGATCTCGATGGCAACATTGTGGGTACGTTTGGTATTACCAGAGACGTCACGGACTTAAAAGAGTCAGAGATTAAATCTGCCGAAATCGCTGAAGAATTGAAAATGAAGGAGCTGGCATACCAAAAGGAAAAATCTCTGCTTGATGCTCTTTTAGATTATATGCCTGATGCCATTTACTTCAAAGATTTGAACAGCAAATTTATCAGGGCGAGTAAATCGGTCGCTCAGTATTTTGGACTGAATGACGCACAAGAAATTATTGGTAAATCGGATTTTGACTTCTCTGACAATGCTCAGGAGGCCTATGAAGGAGAGCAGGCAATTATCAAAAGTGGTAAGCCAAGTATGAATGTCATCTCTGAAGAGAAGAACCCTGACGGTAGTGTCAGAGTGGTATCAAATACCAAAATGCCATTGAAAGACAAGGATGGAAACATCATCGGTACAATGGGTATTTCCAGAGATATTACGGATAATATTGATAAAGAAGACTAA
- a CDS encoding sensor histidine kinase produces the protein MKSKNYLTLALFVALLSTQAVAQSISKEELDQLQSDASSASLYLILMIVFLVLLVAGGIFAFMKISKLKEVADQTQSLRKQYQHQINQLNEELKDSRVQGQGLYQKLTALSAKNKEIKKVFKDAYDKVVAQNAEMKTKLGEKQKEGKNTEIEQIYDKLEDAQAMVLHSEKMASLGQLTAGIAHEINNPVNFVSNGVNSIKENFEKYQLFIQNYRTVCEQETIEEVKKLYKSIREDDQEYEELRSLTEESIDDVSYGTNRITEIVNGLRIFSRQDEHEVKEAEVATIIDNALLILKPKYKKKAKILKDFDHGLKAIKCLPGQLNQALVNLIGNAADAIDFKGTITIRTIDQDKDHVQIQIQDDGKGIPEEVRKKIFDPFFTTKPVGKGTGLGLSITYSIIDKHGGTITVDSTIGKGTIFTVTLPKQIKLKKQPRESKKFI, from the coding sequence GTGAAGAGTAAGAATTACCTAACATTAGCTTTATTCGTTGCATTGCTGTCTACACAGGCAGTTGCGCAATCCATTTCTAAAGAAGAACTTGACCAGCTGCAGAGCGATGCGTCCTCTGCGAGTTTGTATCTCATATTGATGATAGTCTTTCTGGTACTTTTGGTAGCAGGGGGGATTTTCGCCTTTATGAAAATCAGCAAACTGAAAGAAGTAGCTGATCAAACTCAATCCCTTAGGAAGCAATACCAGCATCAGATCAATCAGTTAAATGAAGAACTGAAAGATAGCAGAGTACAAGGTCAGGGACTTTATCAAAAACTGACTGCTCTAAGCGCTAAAAACAAGGAGATCAAAAAGGTTTTCAAAGATGCCTACGACAAAGTGGTGGCTCAAAATGCTGAGATGAAAACCAAGTTGGGTGAAAAGCAGAAAGAAGGAAAGAATACTGAGATTGAGCAAATCTATGATAAGCTGGAAGATGCTCAGGCTATGGTGCTACATTCAGAAAAGATGGCTTCTCTGGGTCAGTTGACTGCTGGTATCGCTCACGAGATCAACAATCCGGTCAACTTTGTATCAAATGGTGTCAATTCAATCAAAGAGAATTTTGAAAAATATCAGCTCTTTATCCAGAACTATCGAACCGTTTGTGAACAAGAAACAATAGAGGAGGTGAAGAAACTCTACAAGTCAATCCGTGAGGATGATCAAGAGTACGAAGAGTTAAGGTCTCTTACTGAAGAATCTATTGATGATGTAAGCTATGGTACCAATCGTATCACAGAAATTGTCAATGGCTTGAGAATCTTCTCTAGACAAGATGAGCATGAGGTAAAAGAAGCAGAAGTGGCTACTATTATCGATAATGCACTATTGATCTTGAAGCCGAAGTATAAGAAGAAAGCCAAAATTCTTAAGGATTTCGATCACGGCCTAAAGGCTATCAAATGTTTGCCAGGTCAGCTGAATCAGGCTTTGGTTAACTTAATTGGTAATGCCGCTGATGCGATTGATTTTAAAGGGACTATTACCATTAGAACCATAGATCAGGATAAAGATCATGTTCAGATTCAGATCCAGGATGACGGTAAGGGGATTCCAGAGGAGGTTCGTAAGAAGATTTTTGATCCATTCTTCACAACAAAACCAGTAGGAAAAGGAACAGGATTGGGTCTATCCATTACTTATAGTATTATCGATAAGCATGGTGGAACTATCACTGTGGACAGTACAATAGGAAAGGGGACCATATTTACTGTGACCTTGCCAAAGCAAATCAAATTGAAAAAGCAACCTCGCGAATCAAAGAAATTTATATAA
- a CDS encoding ParA family protein, with product MVITVINQKGGTGKTTTSVNLGCALALKKKKVLMLDLDPQGNLSYWMGISDPETTMAEVMMGEANLSDVLVDKEGVDIAPSDMRLSDVEINIASADSRESILKKQIKSIKDNYDYVIIDCPPSLSLLTVNALTATDRVIVPLQMEVLSLQGLDQIVNNINRIKEVLNDEIQILGLLPVMVDSRRNLSREIHEFIEENYDLNIFKSKIRSNVRVSEAPSFGESVLSYAPSSNGAVDYKAFAKEILSLTKN from the coding sequence ATGGTAATCACAGTTATAAATCAAAAAGGAGGAACAGGAAAGACCACTACTTCGGTCAACTTAGGGTGTGCACTCGCTCTTAAGAAGAAGAAGGTGTTGATGTTAGACCTGGATCCACAGGGAAACCTGAGTTACTGGATGGGAATTAGTGATCCTGAAACGACCATGGCAGAGGTCATGATGGGGGAAGCAAATCTTTCAGATGTTTTGGTGGACAAGGAGGGGGTAGATATTGCTCCTTCAGACATGAGATTATCAGATGTAGAGATCAATATTGCCAGTGCTGATTCTAGAGAATCTATACTCAAGAAGCAGATCAAGAGCATCAAGGATAATTATGATTATGTGATCATTGATTGTCCTCCCTCTTTATCCTTGTTGACTGTAAATGCCCTGACGGCTACTGATAGAGTGATTGTCCCATTGCAAATGGAAGTTTTGAGTTTGCAAGGTTTGGATCAAATAGTCAATAATATCAACCGAATCAAAGAGGTATTGAATGATGAGATACAGATTTTGGGACTGTTGCCTGTGATGGTAGATAGTAGAAGGAATCTGAGCAGAGAGATACATGAGTTTATTGAGGAAAATTATGATCTCAATATTTTCAAAAGTAAGATCAGAAGTAATGTGCGGGTAAGCGAAGCTCCATCTTTTGGGGAGAGTGTGTTGAGTTATGCGCCGAGTTCCAATGGAGCGGTGGATTATAAAGCCTTCGCTAAAGAGATTTTAAGCTTAACAAAGAATTAG
- a CDS encoding SiaB family protein kinase, translating to MKKRRVRSKQANQLIHLKNIIAFSDLMKESDANIVYLGKVTQSTIDGITDMMEESMIERQESKQTTKRVYHVMIEALQNICKHADSTAEYASNSLEDGLAKDGIFLIGHNEEEYYVTTGNQITTQNTMHLRDTLDKINALDKDGLREMHKQAMMEGSISDVGGAGLGFIDIKKKTGTEYEYYFEPLSPDHCFFILTIRILKESVKDF from the coding sequence ATGAAAAAAAGAAGAGTTAGAAGCAAACAGGCAAATCAGTTAATACATCTTAAGAATATCATCGCTTTTAGTGATTTGATGAAGGAGTCTGATGCCAATATCGTATATCTGGGTAAAGTAACTCAGTCGACCATTGATGGTATCACCGACATGATGGAAGAAAGTATGATAGAGCGCCAGGAGAGCAAGCAAACTACTAAGCGCGTTTATCATGTGATGATCGAGGCACTTCAAAATATCTGTAAGCACGCAGATAGTACCGCAGAATATGCTTCTAATAGTCTGGAAGATGGTTTGGCCAAGGATGGTATTTTCTTGATTGGTCACAATGAAGAGGAGTACTATGTAACTACAGGTAACCAGATTACTACTCAAAACACCATGCACCTGAGAGATACTTTGGATAAGATCAATGCTCTTGATAAGGATGGTTTGAGAGAAATGCACAAGCAAGCCATGATGGAGGGTAGTATCTCAGATGTAGGGGGTGCCGGATTGGGTTTTATAGATATCAAGAAAAAAACAGGTACCGAGTATGAGTACTATTTCGAGCCTTTGAGTCCAGATCATTGCTTCTTTATCCTGACCATCAGGATCTTAAAAGAATCGGTGAAGGATTTTTAA